Genomic DNA from Desulfonema ishimotonii:
GTACAAAAATGCGCCCGTGGTCGGCGTGATGATGACGGAGCTGATCGAAGCCTGTGAAAACGGCCATGACCACGATAAAGACCCGGTGGAGTTCACCTGCAAACACACAGGCCTGCCCCTGAGTCCGGGCTTCTTCTCCCGGCTGCGGGAGATCAACCCGGACAGCAGCTTTTCCGTGAATGGGTAAGCGGTCCTTTTTTCCCGACATAAACGATAAGGCGGGGCGACTACCACACCACCCCGGAAATTCGTCCCCCTTTTGGCGGACGTCCGGATATTGTGCGCAGGGGCGTATTGCAATACGCCCCTGCATTCGGGGGGACGAATTTCCAAGTTAACATACTACTGCTTTGTCATCACTTAATTTTAGGATCGGCGGATTTCAGTTTGTACCGGTGTCAGCGAGTTGCACGATGTTCAATCCTAATTTTTAGCTTTGACTATGCACTACTGTTCAGTCAAGGTTTGAATGACGGGTTGTTTGCTGTCTGAATCTGATACAATCAGGCACTCATTACCCGTCAGCTTAATTTTGACTGACCACTACTACATGACCGCAATGATTCTGACGGGTTGTATCAGACTTCCGAGGCTTTCAAAACATCGGAGATCTTCGGCTGTCTGACCCCTCATAATCATTGCGGTCATGTACTACCCTGTCAGGCTTGAAACTGTGGATTCGGAATGCCGGAGCCGGAAGTGCATGAGCGTCGCTTATGCACTTCGGAATTTTACAAACCCATAAAAACAAACTTAGCAGGCCACTGCGGCCCCGCCTAAAATGACGGTGGCACAGTTCAGTCCCGGCAGAGAGAGGCGGATGTGTTGAAATTCCTGAGTATTCTGAATGTAAAGAAGGAGAAAAACAGATGAAAAAGACAAAGTTCATTTCAGTTCTGACGTTGGCGATTGCGCTGCTGATGACGACTTCCGCTTTCGGTGAAAAGATTACATCCATCCGGATCGCCACACCCTCATGGGAAAGCCAGACGAACAGGGACGGCAGCGGTTTGATCTTTGACATTGTGCGGAGTGTATATGAACCCGTGGGAATAAAAATGGATTATAAACTGGTACCGTGGAAGCGGGCCGAGGCGATGCTCAGTTCAAACCGGGCCGATGCCATGCTGAGCGCACGCAAGCGAAAGGACCGGCTGACGCCCGAATATCCCATGTGGACGGAGTATACCGCCGCTGTTTTCAGAAAGGATAACATAACAGCCTGGAGCGGGATTAAAACCCTGGAGGGCAGAAAGGCCATATGGCTCCGGGGATATGATTTCCACACGGATGATAAGATGAAACCAGTCTATCTTAAGTGGTGGGGAGAAGTGGATGCATACGCCCAGGGCTGGTCAATGCTGGACAAGGGCAGAACCGATTTTTTCATAGACGCGCTCGTGGATATAAATCAGTATATCAAAAAGAGCCGGGTCGATATGAGTCCGTATCGGATTGAGATATTGTGGGGAGAACCTTCGTATATGAGCTTCGCGGAAACAGGGAAAGCGGAAAAGCTGATGAAGATTTATGATAAAAGAATCATAGAGCTGTTTAAATCGGGTGAGCTGAAAAAGCTGTTTGATAAATGGGATATCCGATATTCGCCTGAAGCCTGGCAGAAATAAGGGATGCAGAAAAAACAAATGTACCACAATGATAATTCCCTTATCCCTGTAAAAGGTCAGCCAAAGGGGCCTGCCTCCACGGTAGGTGGGAAATTATTTCTTGCCGCGTCCCTAATCAGAAAATTTTTCCTGTGACGGCCTGTTTTCTGCCGATCTGATTTTACATTATCAGAAGATCAGATTCAGCGCATGTCACAGGATTTATTTACAGAAGGATATCAGATGAAACAGCCCCTGCCCCGGGAAACGATACAGATATTGGATGCCATTGCCGGAGTGCTTCTGAGATGCTTCATCTTCACAGTTGTGGCCCTGCTCTCCGTCTGGACAGTGATTCTCGCAATGGGCGATTTAATTTACCAGATCCATACCATATGGTTTGATATACCCAGGAAAGAGTTTGATCTGTTTCTCCTTTATTCCCTGACCTTTATCAAAACATTAAACGTCGTATTCTTCCTGATACCCTTTCTGGCAATCAGACACTTTTTGCGCAGTAACAACGATACTGCCCCGGATACAACAGTATAATCAGGTCGTAAATATTTTTGGGTAGTCCTGTTTGGACTTTGGACTAAATGTTTAAAAAAATCAACTCACATTAATAACCAACTGAATTTATTGGTTGTGTCCCACGATCATTGAAAAGATTTGGCACACAGGAATTAAAATCATGGTTTTATAGCAAATAATCCGTTTTTCATATTTCTGTGCGAGCGCCTGTCAGATATGTGTTTTCAATCAGAGCAGGACACAACCAATTTATTAACAGCAATGTTTTTCTCTCATTGCGTAACTTATTGAAATTACATAGCCTGTAAATTTTGTCCAAAGTCCAAAAGCTTATAAACAGGATAATTATTATCAAATTCTGTTCTGGGCTTCATCCAGAACCTCCCGAATCCTGACAGATAGATCCCGTTTTGAAAACGGCTTATTAATGAACTGTATTCCTTCATCCAAAACCCCATGATGCGCAATCACGTTGGCAGTGTAGCCGGACATAAAAAGACATTTGAGTTTCGGGTGCAAGCGCAAGAGTTTTTTGGCCAGATCTCGACCGCTCATCTCAGGCATTACAACATCGGTTATGATCATATGTATCTTTCCGGAATGTGATTCGCAGATGCGGATGGCCTCGGTCGGACTGGGAGTGGAAAGTACGGTATAACCAAGGCGTTCGAGTATTATCGCCGTCATTCTTAAAACCGCAGTTTCATCCTCTACCAACAGAATGGTTTCGTTGCCACTTACGTCCTTCAGCCTATGCTTTTGTGCTTGCATAGCTCTTTCGACGTTTCGGGGAAGGTAGATTTTAAACGTCGTTCCCTCACCCATTTCACTATAAACATTTATGAATCCACCATTTTGTCTGACAATGCCGTATACAGTCGCCAATCCGAGGCCGGTTCCCTGACCGACATCCTTGGTGGTGAAAAACGGTTCAAAAAGGTTGTCGAGGGTTTTCCTGTCCATGCCGCAACCGTTATCACTCACAGCGATCACTGTGAAATCGCCGGGATTGAATCCGTTATGTTGGCGACAATATTCCTCATCGAAGTTAACATTGCCTGTCTCGATGGTAATCTTGCCGACACCCTTTATGGAATCTCTCGCATTGATGCAAAGGTTGGCCAGCATTTGGTCAACCTGGGAAGGATCTACCTTTACTGACCACAGATCCACTTTGGGTAGCCAAACAAGATCGATGTGTTCTCCGATCAGCCGTATGAGCATTTTAAGCATCCCTTCAATGGTGTCGTTAAGGTCTATCACCTTTGGTACGATTGTCTGCTTTCGAGCAAAAGTTAAAAGCTGTCTTGTGAGCTCTGCCGATCGTTCGGCTGCCCTGCGAATTTCTTCAATGTTATCGATGACCGGATTGCCTGACCCCATCTCCTCTATAATCATCTCTGAATT
This window encodes:
- a CDS encoding substrate-binding periplasmic protein yields the protein MKKTKFISVLTLAIALLMTTSAFGEKITSIRIATPSWESQTNRDGSGLIFDIVRSVYEPVGIKMDYKLVPWKRAEAMLSSNRADAMLSARKRKDRLTPEYPMWTEYTAAVFRKDNITAWSGIKTLEGRKAIWLRGYDFHTDDKMKPVYLKWWGEVDAYAQGWSMLDKGRTDFFIDALVDINQYIKKSRVDMSPYRIEILWGEPSYMSFAETGKAEKLMKIYDKRIIELFKSGELKKLFDKWDIRYSPEAWQK
- a CDS encoding DUF6868 family protein; its protein translation is MKQPLPRETIQILDAIAGVLLRCFIFTVVALLSVWTVILAMGDLIYQIHTIWFDIPRKEFDLFLLYSLTFIKTLNVVFFLIPFLAIRHFLRSNNDTAPDTTV